One genomic region from Blattabacterium cuenoti encodes:
- a CDS encoding FtsB family cell division protein: MSFFDSNSLILHYKFNKSIKKMTLDRDFLKNKISSEENHLKKLTTDPKYLEKLAREKFYMKKEDEDLFVISNKSDKKNQPVNVPYE, translated from the coding sequence ATGTCCTTTTTTGATTCCAATTCTTTAATATTACATTATAAGTTTAATAAAAGCATCAAAAAAATGACATTAGACAGAGATTTTTTAAAAAATAAAATTTCATCAGAAGAAAATCATTTAAAAAAATTGACGACAGACCCTAAATATCTAGAAAAATTAGCAAGAGAAAAATTTTACATGAAAAAAGAAGATGAAGATTTATTTGTGATATCCAACAAAAGTGACAAAAAAAACCAACCTGTTAACGTACCATATGAATGA
- the mnmG gene encoding tRNA uridine-5-carboxymethylaminomethyl(34) synthesis enzyme MnmG, with the protein MFLDTYDIIVVGGGHAGAEAASASSNMGSKTLLITTNLQTIGQMSCNPAIGGIAKGQMIREIDALGGYSGIIADYSMIQFRMLNKSKGPAMWSPRAQCDRKLFSYYWRFFLEKNVQLDLYQDTVTSLIIEKDEVKGVRTFLGLKIKGKSVILTNGTFLNGKIHIGKKRIDGGRIAEQEVRGITEQLTKYFGLKYGRMKTGTSPRVDGRSLNYEKMKSQDGDFHPKKFSFSYDTKKLTRQRKCYITYTNQKVHDLIRQNFNYSPIFTGSIQGVSPRYCPSIEEKIFRFSDKEEHPIFVEPEGWNTVEVYVNGFSTSFPEEVQYQSLKKIYGFEKVKILRPGYAIEYDYFPPEQLKSTLESKVIKNLFFAGQINGTTGYEEAAAQGLMAGINAHLKIRQEEPFILKRNQAYIGVLIDDLITKGTEEPYRMFTSRAEYRMLLRQDNADIRLTPMGYNIGLISEEKMIILDKKKSKIEKCMYLFQNRNFEPKVINPILDDKKSPRIYHDKKIETILSRSEIDIKDIISIPFLMEEIRKNDFNQEILEQVSIQIKYKGYIDREKENAKKLLKLENLKIPNNFDYKTIQSLSLEAREKLDYYRPVSLAQASRISGVSPSDLSILLIHMVR; encoded by the coding sequence ATGTTTTTAGATACATATGATATTATAGTGGTTGGGGGTGGGCATGCTGGAGCAGAAGCAGCTTCCGCATCTTCTAATATGGGATCCAAAACTTTACTTATTACTACTAATTTACAAACTATAGGTCAAATGTCATGTAATCCAGCTATAGGTGGAATAGCAAAAGGACAAATGATTAGAGAAATAGATGCTTTGGGGGGTTATTCTGGAATCATTGCTGATTATAGCATGATTCAATTTAGGATGTTAAATAAATCTAAAGGGCCTGCCATGTGGAGTCCTAGAGCTCAATGTGACAGAAAATTATTCTCCTATTATTGGAGATTTTTTTTAGAAAAAAATGTTCAATTAGATCTGTATCAAGACACAGTGACATCTTTAATTATAGAAAAAGATGAAGTGAAAGGGGTAAGAACTTTTTTGGGATTAAAAATTAAAGGGAAATCAGTTATACTTACAAATGGTACTTTTTTAAATGGAAAAATACATATTGGAAAAAAAAGAATTGATGGAGGAAGAATAGCAGAACAAGAAGTTCGGGGGATCACGGAACAATTAACCAAATATTTTGGATTAAAATATGGTAGAATGAAAACGGGAACATCTCCAAGGGTAGATGGGCGTTCCTTAAATTATGAGAAAATGAAATCTCAAGATGGAGATTTTCATCCAAAAAAATTTTCTTTTTCTTATGATACAAAAAAATTAACTAGACAACGAAAATGTTATATAACTTATACAAATCAAAAAGTACATGATTTAATCCGTCAAAATTTCAATTATTCTCCAATTTTTACAGGATCTATTCAAGGTGTCAGTCCCAGATACTGTCCTTCCATAGAAGAAAAGATTTTTAGATTTTCTGATAAAGAGGAACATCCTATTTTTGTAGAACCTGAAGGTTGGAATACTGTAGAAGTATATGTCAATGGTTTTTCCACTTCTTTTCCAGAAGAAGTCCAATATCAGTCATTAAAAAAAATTTATGGATTTGAAAAAGTAAAAATATTAAGACCTGGATATGCAATTGAATATGATTATTTTCCTCCCGAGCAATTAAAATCTACTTTGGAGAGCAAAGTTATAAAAAATCTTTTTTTTGCTGGACAAATTAATGGAACAACTGGATATGAAGAAGCTGCTGCTCAAGGATTAATGGCAGGAATTAATGCTCATTTAAAAATTCGTCAAGAAGAACCGTTTATTCTTAAAAGAAATCAAGCTTATATTGGAGTTTTAATTGATGATTTAATTACAAAAGGAACAGAAGAACCTTATAGAATGTTTACTTCAAGAGCTGAATATAGGATGTTGTTACGGCAAGATAATGCAGATATTAGATTAACACCTATGGGATACAATATTGGTTTAATTTCAGAAGAAAAGATGATAATTTTAGATAAAAAAAAATCTAAAATAGAAAAATGCATGTATTTATTTCAAAACAGAAATTTTGAACCAAAAGTTATAAATCCCATTTTAGATGATAAAAAATCTCCTAGAATATATCATGATAAAAAAATAGAAACTATTTTATCTCGTTCTGAGATTGATATAAAAGATATTATATCCATTCCGTTTTTAATGGAAGAAATTAGAAAAAATGATTTTAATCAAGAAATATTGGAACAAGTTTCTATTCAAATAAAATATAAAGGATATATAGATAGAGAAAAAGAAAATGCAAAAAAATTATTAAAATTAGAAAATCTAAAAATTCCAAATAATTTTGATTATAAAACAATTCAATCTCTTTCTTTAGAAGCAAGAGAAAAATTGGATTATTATCGTCCAGTATCATTAGCGCAAGCATCAAGAATTAGTGGGGTCTCTCCTTCTGATTTAAGTATTTTGCTCATTCATATGGTACGTTAA
- the ybeY gene encoding rRNA maturation RNase YbeY, which yields MIKLFYEISDFQIQNESFFIKEICILLNNEGMYIGNINYVFCNDNFLLDINEKYLQKNFYTDVLSFNYSIDKWISGDIFISVDRVWDNSKQWNQSFLVELKRVMIHAVLHLIGYDDKKKMDKKIMKKKEEFYLNLFQF from the coding sequence ATGATTAAATTATTTTATGAAATTTCTGATTTTCAAATTCAAAACGAATCTTTCTTTATTAAAGAAATCTGTATTTTGTTAAATAATGAAGGAATGTATATCGGTAATATTAATTATGTTTTTTGTAATGATAATTTTCTTTTAGACATTAATGAAAAATATTTGCAAAAAAATTTTTATACAGATGTGCTTTCATTTAATTATTCTATCGATAAATGGATATCTGGAGATATATTTATTAGTGTAGATCGTGTTTGGGATAATTCTAAACAATGGAATCAGTCTTTTTTGGTTGAGTTGAAACGTGTGATGATACATGCTGTATTACATCTTATAGGATATGACGATAAAAAAAAAATGGATAAAAAGATCATGAAAAAAAAAGAAGAGTTTTATTTAAATTTATTTCAATTTTAA